The DNA region CGGCATCATGGACGGCTCCGCCCAACCCGACTACGCCGCCCCGGTTGAGATCAGCACCAAGGCGGCCCAACGCGAGATGCTGTGGCCCTCGCTGCTGGGGCTGCTGCTGCCGGTCGCCATGGGGATGCTCCTCGGCGTGGCGGGCGTGCTGGGGCTGCTGGTCGGCGCCCTGACCACCGGGTTCTGCGTGGCGGTGTTCATGGCCAACGCCGGCGGCGCCTGGGACAACGCCAAGAAATACATCGAGGCCGGCGCCCACGGCGGCAAGGGCACCATCGCCCACAAGGCCGCGGTGGTGGGCGACACCGTCGGCGACCCCTTCAAGGACACCAGCGGCCCGAGCCTCAACATCCTCATTAAACTAATGAGTATGGTAAGCGTCGTGGTCGCGGGCCTGGTGGTCCGCTACAGCCTGGCGGGCGGCAGCCTGTTCTAGCGGGAGGTCCAACCGCACGTTCCCCCCCGAGCCGCGGCTTGCCCGGAGCCGCTTGCCTGAAATGGGGGGGAATGTTTATGCTGGGCGAGAGATTGGTCGATGCAATATCGACCGCCACGGAGAGGTGGCTGAGTGGTCGAAAGCACCGGTTTGCTAAATCGGCGTGGGGTTCACGCCCTACCGCAGGTTCGAATCCTGTCCTCTCCGCTGTGTTGCGAACCGTCGCCGCAAGTCGTTTGAATAAAACGATTTGCGGCGACTGGTTTTGATGGACCAGTCGACTGGGCCAAACGACCGTCCGCAAACCACTCTGTCAGGGGGTCAGTCGCCGTTCCGGGCGGCCTTCGGCGCCTCCTTTCTCGGCGCCTCCTTTCTCGATGTTGAAACGGCTTCGTCACGGGTGGGAGGTCCGCCCGCCACTGTAGCGGTCACGGGGTTGACTGCACGACTCTGCCGACACGCGTCAACGTGCCGTAGATGGCAGTAGTTCCGAACCATCTCATGAGCAACAACTCGGAGGGCCCCGGGGTTGGCGCATGTTGAACAGAAGTAGTGCCGAAAGCTGTGCAGCCTGCCAGCGCTGAATCTTTGGCCGCCCTCCGGTGTCGGGAAGCTGGACGCAAGTGGGTCGGGGACGTCGTGCGCCAACACACGCCGCACGGTATCTGGGTCGGGCTCCTCACCCCGCGGCCCAAGGAAAGCGATTGCGCTCTGCTCCGTGGAGAAACCATCTTCTGAGGACCAGCACGTTGTGAGTTTCTCGGGCGTCGAGGTGCGCCGGCTCGCCGTCGTAGCCGGCGCCGGCCAGGAGCGTTGCCTCGCCAACGTAAGCGAACCACACAAATCGCTGGGGGAAGTCGCCTCACTGTGCGAGTCGCTACGGGGCGGCGTCGAATCTCTTGCTCAACTCGCCGCAGGACGCAGGTCATGAGAACGCCTGCGACCATCAACTATCGGGGCGGCGCGGCCTCGGCAGCGTGGGCTGCCCGCGGAGTCGGGTGTTCTTCCGCGACAACGGGCGTTTGAGGCGTCGGCATACGCACGGCCAGAGATTGGCGCCACTCCACCAGCGCTGCGTGCAATTGGTCTCGGCGGTCGGGCGCCGCCGCGGCGAGGTTATGGGATTCAGCGAGGTCGTCGGCAAGGTTGTAGAGCTCCAGGGTATTGTGCGCGGAGTCGACGCCGTACCACTCGATCAGTTTCCAGTCGCCCGAGCGCACCGCCGATCCGGGGCGCCCCCCTTGATTGCCGTAGTGGGGGTAGTGCCAGAAGACCGGCGCCCGTTGTTCGGGCCCGTGCTCAGGGGCGGCTTGCACCGATACGGCGTAGTCGTCGCTGTCGCGGGCTTGCCGGGGGTCGGGCGGCAGGCCTGCGAGAGTGAGCAGCGTCGCGTAGTGGTCCGCGCCAGAGACGACGCGATCGCACGCGGCTCCAACGCGGCCGGTGGCGGGCGCCTTGACGATCAGCGGCACGCGGATGCCCCCCTCGTAGAGCCAGCCCTTGCCCGCGCGCAGCGGGGCGTTGGTGGTGGGCCATCCCTCGTCGGCGGAGATTGCCACGTCGCCGGTCGAGAGCCCCCCGTTGTCAGAGGTGAACACCACGATCGTGTTCTGAGCGACCCCCGCCTCCTCGAGGCCCGCCATCACGCGTCCCACGGCCCTGTCCATCGACTCGACCATCGCTGCGTAGATCGCGTGGTCTTGGCGGACGCGGACCGGACCGTCGGGCGTTTGGCGCATTTCGTCGGACGAGAAACCCGCGGCGCGGCGTTTGGCTTCGTACTTGGCGACGAGATCGTCGGGGGCCTGCAGCGGGACATGCACCGAGTAAAACGCCAGATGAATAAAGAACGGCTTGAAGCGATGGGCCTGGGCAAACCGCACGGCCTCCTCGGCGAGCCGGTCGGGGAGGTGCTCGCCCGGCGGGCCGTCCGTCAGGCGAGGGTTGCCGTAGGGAGAGAAGTAGCCGTGGCCGGTGAAGGGGCCCCCTTGGCTCCAGCCCCCGGCGTTCACGTCGAAGCCTTGATACTCGGGCCAATAGTGCTCGCCTCCCAGGTGCCACTTGCCGGCGTGCAGGGTGGCGTAGCCCGCGTCTCGGAATGCCTCGGCGAGGGTCCGCTCTTCCAGTGGCAGCCGGTCAAGCGACTCGGCCGGCAAGAGCGGCGTGTCGCGTCGCCACTGCTTGGGACCGGGGTCGCCGATGTGGGCGGTCATGCCGATCCGCGCGGGGTTCTTGCCGCTCATTACCGCGGCGCGCGACGGAGAGCAGACCGGGCAGGCGGCGTAGGCGCTGGTGAAGCGGACCCCCTGCGCGGCGAGACGGTCGATGCACGGGGTTTCGTAGAAGGTGCCGCCGTAGCAGCCCAGGTCGCTCCAGCCCAGGTCGTCCGCCAAGATGAAGACGACGTTGGGTGGTCGCTTCGCGGCGCCATCGGGCCCGTTGTCGGCGGCAACGCAGGCAGAGCTGAACAGTGCACAGCCCAGCAGGGCGATTCCGAGCAGGGCGTGTTGCACAAGGCTTACCATATTGAGTCATCAAGGGGCCGGCGAGCCTGCCGGGGCGCCGCGCAGTTGGCGCGGCGCCCCCACGGCTTCCCCCTGCCCCTGGGGTAGCGGACGGGTCTAGCGGCGACGACGCGCTGCCGCTCCAGCGTCGATGGACGGCTACCTCTGCGTGAGGGCATAACGCCTAAACGCGAGCGGCAAGCCGACCGCGGCCAGCAGAAGCACCAACCCTGAGGGTTCCGGCGCCGCCGCGACGCCGGCGACCGCTAGCCCCGGGGTCGTGCCGAACTTGCTCTTCCAGAACGTGTAGTCGGGGCCGTCGATCACGCCGCTGCCGTCGCCGTCGGCGGCGGCAAAGGGCGCCACGCTTTGAGTGAGCGTGTCTCGCCACATGGTGTAGTCGGCCGCGTTGACCTGACCGTCGCCGTTATAGTCGCCGGTGTTCTGGGGTGAAACGACCGTCGAGAGCGTGGCGATCACCAGGTTGTCGATGCGCACCTCGCGGTCGAGGTTCTCGGGGGCGCCCTGGTCTTTGTTGGACGAGAATGCGATGTAGGCTTCGCCGTCGTTGTCCCAACCGAAGCTGTAGTTGGCGAGCGGCTGCCACGTCGATGCGCCGAGGGTCACAAAGATGTTGGCCGTAGCCGTCTGCCCGGCGCCGCCGAAGGCCGGTGTAGCGATCTCGATCCGGAAGTGGTGCTCGACATTGGGGTCGCCGCCGTTCGCCCATTCGCCGGTAAACGCGACGTCGAACGCGTTGGGGGAGTCGTCTCCTTCAAAGATCTCCATCACGGTAGAGGTTCCGGCGGAGTTGATGCCGCCGAACAACACGCCGAAGTCAACGGTGTCTTCGACCGGCAGAAAGACGCTGTTGTTGTCTGGCGGGACTAGCACGTCGGTGCTTTCGGCCGAGGTCTGGCCGATGGCCAGGCCCAGC from Pirellulimonas nuda includes:
- a CDS encoding sulfatase — its product is MQHALLGIALLGCALFSSACVAADNGPDGAAKRPPNVVFILADDLGWSDLGCYGGTFYETPCIDRLAAQGVRFTSAYAACPVCSPSRAAVMSGKNPARIGMTAHIGDPGPKQWRRDTPLLPAESLDRLPLEERTLAEAFRDAGYATLHAGKWHLGGEHYWPEYQGFDVNAGGWSQGGPFTGHGYFSPYGNPRLTDGPPGEHLPDRLAEEAVRFAQAHRFKPFFIHLAFYSVHVPLQAPDDLVAKYEAKRRAAGFSSDEMRQTPDGPVRVRQDHAIYAAMVESMDRAVGRVMAGLEEAGVAQNTIVVFTSDNGGLSTGDVAISADEGWPTTNAPLRAGKGWLYEGGIRVPLIVKAPATGRVGAACDRVVSGADHYATLLTLAGLPPDPRQARDSDDYAVSVQAAPEHGPEQRAPVFWHYPHYGNQGGRPGSAVRSGDWKLIEWYGVDSAHNTLELYNLADDLAESHNLAAAAPDRRDQLHAALVEWRQSLAVRMPTPQTPVVAEEHPTPRAAHAAEAAPPR
- a CDS encoding dockerin type I repeat-containing protein; its protein translation is MLCIAHLASAQTILFSDDFNRVSGTPNQNGKIDGVVNPLASSSWGSNSNPLGGTIVQTYEIGPAIRDGNRHQYVDGDKARFRSGWAEIQHDWAADSRVISGGGLSIDFDATIADLSNGWLGLAIGQTSAESTDVLVPPDNNSVFLPVEDTVDFGVLFGGINSAGTSTVMEIFEGDDSPNAFDVAFTGEWANGGDPNVEHHFRIEIATPAFGGAGQTATANIFVTLGASTWQPLANYSFGWDNDGEAYIAFSSNKDQGAPENLDREVRIDNLVIATLSTVVSPQNTGDYNGDGQVNAADYTMWRDTLTQSVAPFAAADGDGSGVIDGPDYTFWKSKFGTTPGLAVAGVAAAPEPSGLVLLLAAVGLPLAFRRYALTQR